The genomic segment gagaaaaaagaaaaataaagcaactcTCAACAATGGCTAAAATTGGGGGCACAAACTGATCAaaagattaaaagtaaatttatgaAAATACACTGACTCAAGTTTTATAAAAACCATTTATCTTGTCATGTACAGTATTAAcaattcacttattttcttttggagactTGTCCCTTTGTACATTACACTTCCTCCTCCAACACTCCAATCTTATTGTAACCAGTGTCTTTGCACCTCACTCTGCCTGGAACACAATTCCTATAGTTAATTCCTAGTCACTTGGGTCTCAGTGTGAATACCATCTGCTCAGAGGTTATCTGATCTCTCCAGGAAGTGCTCTGGTTCCCTTTGTTCTAGATCATACTCAAGTCCTTATCTCAATCTGAAATGGTCACTTCCAGAGGGTAGAGACCTCATCTGTCTTGTTCGCCACTTTACCCCCCACACTTGTAGAGCACTTGGCACATACTGGGCACTCAAATATCTATTAAGTTAATGAATCATGAATATTTACCTCAACAATGTTTGAAGAGTCTTACTGTATATGTAAAGATTTATTTTGACaaataggaaaaaggaaaaatttgttCCCACCGCTTATCTgccttgaaaacacacacacaaaaaaatccttcaaaacatAGGTGAATGCTTACACTGAAGAATTATTTGCTGTTTTTCTGAGGCTCAAATTTTAACTGAAAGTCTTATCTTTTGACAACTAGTTGagtaagaaggagagaagaacCAGAATAGGATGTGTTGGGGATGGGAAGGCTGTTACACAGAGCAGCTGCTATGATGAGTAAGAAACTGGGAAGTCCGATGTATAAAGAGAAATTTAGGATTACTTTGTGTTCAATGTAATTCACCCTTTGCTACCTCTTCAAGAAAACCATAGCAAAGGTCACtgttacttaaaaacaaaacaaatgcagaTGAGAAACTATCTCCTCTTCCTTTACCAGTGTTATCAATAAACATTTCCTCCTGTGTTACCTCTGGACTTGGTACATTAGCACCTTGAGTTGTGTCTCAGCTCCAAGGGGCAGAGGGTTAAGTAGTGtttcccagctgggcacagtggctcatgcatgtaatcccaacactttgggaagctagtggatcacctgaggtcagtgagaccagcctaaccaacacagtgaaaccccatctctactgaaaatacaaaattagccaggcctggtggtacatgcctgtaatcttagctacttgggaggctcaggtaggagaagcacttgaacctgtgaggcggagattgctgtgggccaaaattgcaccattgcactccagcctgggcagcaagagcaaaattctgtctcaaaaaaaaaaaaaaaaaaaaaaagtttcctccaTACTGCCAGTATCTGGAACAACGGTTGGCACAAATGTCTGTTCAACATGAAACCTAAAAGCAGTATCTAAATCAAAAAGATCAACCATTTtaattatactctttttttttttcctttggagacagggtctcactctgtcacccaggttgcagtgcagtggcgcaatctcagcacagtgcaacctccaccttctgagttcaagcaattctctgcctcagcctcccaagtagctgggattgcaggcacccgccaccacatccacctAATGATTGAACAAACTATACTCTCTGTTTTACTCAGCAAGGTAAAGAGGTAACTTGAAAAGTTTGAAGAGGCATATAAATGAAACACATACTTACTGTTTCAAAAGTATTCAGTACcatcaaagggaaaaaaacattaaaatactcTCTGCAATCATGAAATCTGAAAGGCACAGGTCTTGAGATGGACTGACAAAGGCTTGCAGGAGGCCCACACTGATTGAAGTTCAAAAACATTTCATATTTCCATTTTAAGACCTCTTTAACGAAGGTGTCAGAGACAGACTGCGATgacaagaaaatatttactggAGAGGAAGATGGAAAATATTTGCTTTCACCAAATGGAACTTTGCAATCTTGCCTGTTGGAATTATTCGGAGACTGAGGCTGAAGAACAATGCATGAATTCTTCACTTCGCCCACTGGCTTCTGAGATACAAGGGGAGTTGGCTGTGGTACTTTCAAAATTGACTGTATCCCATTTgacttattttttagagatggagaaaGGGCTGAAGAAGATTCCAAAGATTTAGAAAGACTAGCAATTCGTGAAGTACTCTTTGAGCTAAAAATCTTAGCAGTGGTAGGTCGCAAAGGTTTAGATGCAGAAAGAGGCAAGCCAGGTTTACGAAATACATCTTCATCTGCTGCTTTCACTTCAGAGTGTTCCAAGCAGTATTCACCCTGATTTTTCGTGGCTTCAACACAATCTTTGTACTTACAATTTGTGCCACTCAAAGATTCCAACTGAGGCCGACTTAGAGAATCTTCTTCAACCTGAACTGTACCTTTTCCATGAATTAGTTCAATGAATTTATAATTATCATTCTCCATTTGCGAACATAAATCCATATCTTCAGGATCATGTTGTGTTAAAAATAAGTTATCTTCCTCTGTATCGCTGCTGGGGTCAGGTCCTCCCTCTTTCAAAGTTGACATTTTTATATGATGTACTGACAGATCACCTCCACCTAGAGGGTCCTCTGAAGTAGCGACAATTACTTCACTTATTGGTATTGTTCCATTTAACACTACAGAATCACACTGGTTCAAAAGGCAAACATCATCAGTCACTGGAGATCCATGTTTTGCTTTTGTGGTTTCTGGTTCAGAAGGCATGcattttattatctgttttcCATTACTGTTGGCAAGAACCTCAGTTCCTCCTGTACAATTATAATCTGACCTATCAGATTCTGGTATAGATGTATCAGATTTCTGTGCTGTATGCAGCCCTGTTCTTGTAGCATCTGTCCTTTTACAACCAGAAagtcctcttctatttttttgtgatttGGATCTCATCTGCCTTCGCATCTGAAGTTCTTGACTAATCAGCAGTTtcttattatttctgacagacaaGTTCTGAGGAGGAATTAATTTAGTCTTTTTTGGAGTATCAACTAACCCAACAGCTCTGCCATGATCACGTAATTGAGCTAAATAATCTAACGATCGCTGGGACAACTCAAATGCCATACGAGGAGCCTTTTTCAGGCGAAGTCTCTCAGCTGTTGAAGTTGGTTCAGGACACTGCCGAAATTTCTTTGGTGGCACTATAGCAGGAGTTGTCCTACAACTTAGGTAACTGGAACTCTTATTCTGTCCTTTTTTGGCATCTGAATGCGTTTTCTTAGGGTTCTTAGAAACTGTAACTTTCTTGACAGGTTCTGAGTAAGTACAAAGCTTTGAAGACTTCTTTTGTGAAACTGTAGTGGCTCTCTGAATACTTGAATTGGGAGTTGTAGTCCTTCCAGCTATACTTTTAAAATCGTTTCCAACAAGATCTCTCTTAGTATCAGACTGGCCCTCATTTATGACAGAAGATGAAGGCCTCCCAAGATCTTCAGCCATTGGTTTTTCAGATCGTTTTCTCTTAGGCTTTTTTACTTCAATTTCACAAAATTCCTCAACAGAAATACTACTGTTCTGTCGTCTCGTGTGTTCTTCAATGCACTCTGCTCCTTTTTTAACTTCAGATACAACATCTGTACAACCCTCATCATTTGTGATACTGGCTATATGAGTCAAACAATTTTTCTCACCATCTTGAACTGAATTATTATTGTCTAGATAATCTTGCCAAACTGAAAACACTTCAAATGGACTTTCAAACTCAAAACACTGAGAATCACATTCCTCAAGCTGCAAAAGAGactttgtcttttcttcctttactggATTCTTTTCCTCCTTACTATTAACAATTGAAACGTGCTGCCCTGGGCTTTCCTTCTCAATGCATATTTTGTCCTGTTTAGTGAGTTTCTCAAGACTCAGGATtgtttcatcatcatcatcagaatctgaaataataataacCTGTCCACAGGAAGTATCTCCAACATTATTTTGGTTAGCAGTGAAACATCTTTTACATTCTTTCACTTTCCTTTGTTGTTGGGATGAGTTCTGAGGTGAATCTGATGGAAACTTAATAACACTGGCTTGAGCTATTAATGATAATTTGTGAAGGTCTCTGTCTACCTGAGAATCCGTTAAGGTGTCAGACTTAGGAGTGATAACAGGGGCCTGTTCTCTTGTCAAGCTACAGGAAATCAGATTGGTACTATTACTCATCTCCTTATCTCTTGATTCAAGTACAGTCATAAGATTGTTAAAGGAAGATGATTTCTTCACTAAAGTATCAGTCATTTCTGTAAAGGGGATCAAATCTTTATCAACAACATGacattcctgtattttacaattGTTTTCATGGGAAGAGAAAATATCTAACTCTGCATTCTTTAATTGTTTCTCTTTTGGCAATAAATTGTTCTGagatttttgttctccatttttatTATCATCCAGACCACCATGAGGGTCTACAGAAAGATTGTGTATGAAATCATCTCCTTTCTGAACTCCTGTGTCTTTCCTTGAATAGAAACTCTCAATGTTAGATACAGTCAGATTTTCATCTAAATTGATAGCGTTATAGACCAAAGTACTCTTTCTGGGTTGCTTCTTTATTACGTGTGATAACTTTGCACAGATTTCATCTTTCTGTaccttagttttttgttttgaggttttAGCAAGAGCATCACCCTTTAAAGACAAATCTTCATTTGATGCGGACACTTTTTCCAAAGCATCAGTGCTAGAATCAGTCAATAAATGTGTTGATACTATTATTCCTCTGTCACATCCCCTTTCTGGACCATTTCTTGAAGTACAATTCTTTGGTGTATATGAAGAGTTCTCTGTTACAGACTTCTGCTTCCTTGTACTTATTTTAATTGGACCTTCAGCTCTTTCAGTAAAAAGGTTTTTACTACTCTGCTTTAAGCATGACCCAGCTGAGAGATGGTCTTCTAGTTTTACATCCTTTATAGAATTTTGCTCATTATTGTCACCTTCTATACTGTTATCTGCTTTGATCAATACATTGCCTTGCACTTTCATTGGTTCTTTAGAAAATGTTGGGCTGGAATCTCCCCAACAATGCATATCTTTTCTAGACTTCTTCCCTATTTGctcactttcttctttattacaAGATGCAGGAGAGGTTTTACATGTAGAAGTCAGATCCACAAAAGTGTTACATGGAGGtgctttaaattttatgtttctaatAATTTGCTTTAAGCAAGTTTGTAGCTCATGGGTTTCCTGACTAGTCAACTGCCAACCTAGAGATAAATTTCCTCTAAGGAATAAGTTGAGCTTATCCCAGAATCGCTTGCAAAGAGAATGCTGCCCAAGCTGATAACCTTCTTTAAGGAGACTTCTAATCAGCTGCACACAAGCAAGCTGTACAGAATTAGATGGCATTGAATGCAACGACAGTGATGATATCATTGCTGTTCCTTTGGAGCAACTTCCAGATGATTTCTCAGAACTCCGTGTAAATGCAGTGGTAGGAAGCTTGGCACATTTGACAACAGCTTCCACCCATTGTTGGGAACTTACCCAGagcaaatgcaaacattttttatttctatgcagTTCAATCACTgataccaaaattaaaagaaaaaattcagtgaCTTTGTCACACACAGCATCTGTTTGGTTGAGGACATCTTTGACTTCAGAGTACAGATGATGAATAACCTCGACTATGTAAGCCACACCCAAATCCTTAAGATCCATGAGGGACTGAACAAAAGGTATGAACCATAAAAATGTGCTGTTATGAACACGCATGTCTTGGCCAATGTCCGACTGAAGTACATTGGCTaatgtttccatttcttcataCATGTTAGGACAATAATCTGGGCAAATGGCTGTTCTCCATCCAGAatcctaaaaagaaagaaatgctcatGTTCAGATAAATAAGCACCATTTATGATAGATTTAAcactcaaaacaaaaatacatttctcactctcttattttGGTTTACAACATTATTATGATATACAATGGTATAATTATGGCATAAATTATATCACAATCATAATATACCTAACTCCCAAGAAACTGAAATATAAATTGAATTTTGAGGTTAAAGTTTCATGAAAAAGCAAATTTATACCACCTTCATATACTCTGACCTTCTTTCCACTAGCTAGTTTTAATTTCTACTCGTGCCACTTATGTCCCCATAAACTTTCCATCTTTCCCAAATGTACTTAGAAACTaattttctggctgggtgcagtggctcaagcctgtaatcccagcactttgggaggccgaggcgggtggatcacgaggttaagagatcaagaccatcatggccaacatggtgaaaccccgtctctactaaaaatacaaaaaaattagctgggcatggtggcgcacacctatagtcccagctacttgggagtctgaggcagaagaattgcttgaacccggaaggcggtggttgcagtgagccaaggtcgtgccactgcactccagccttgcacctggtgacggagtgagactctgtctcaaaaaaaaaaaattaattaattttccaaAGTATGCACATTGTAGTTTAGAGTCCACCTTCCCCTATATACGATACATCTGCTGTTCAATGAGAAGGCCTTTTACCTAACAGTAGATTAAGAACAGCAACATACTGTAAAATCAACAACTCAACAAATTACATAAAACActatcagccaggcgtggtggctcaccccgtaatcttaacactttgggaggcccaggtgggcagatcacgagctcaagagatggaGAGGATcccggccaacacggtgaaaccctgtctctactaaatatacaaaaattagctgggcgtggtgacacgtgcctgtcatcccagctactcagctactcgggaggctgaggcaggagaatcaattgaaccctggacgtggaggttgcaatgagccaagatcatgtcactgcactccagcctggttacagagcaagactctgtttcgaaaaacaaacaaacaaacaaaacactctaCACTAGATAAAGGCAATAAAATATCATCTaaattttcaaagtgtttttttttaatacctttttGGTCTTTTCAGGATTAAAATTGTATACAATCTGGCTGCATGTCACCATATCATCCGAATATGACTCCGGTTCTACTTTGGTCcttaaatattaagaataaatagaaattactgAAATgaagggggaggaaaaaaaaggaagaaacacctCTTGTTAAGTAATTTAGCTGTAACACACTTTCTTGTAGAGATGCTTAAATCCTGACATTAGCTGAACTAACCTTACAGAGCTGTTCCGTATATGCTGAATCTCTCTATTGTAGCTTGTGTTGTTAATAATGGTTTGAAATGCTTCAATAGGATCAATAAGTTGACCCCAGACCTTAGATCCAAGACGATCCAGAATCAACATAAAACAGTGTAATGCTGGCCAGAAAGGATCAACACTATCACCTGAAATACAATGGCACAACTGGTGAATTACAAAAcggttagaaaaatatacaaaaatatattgagaATTAAGCATTCTTTATCTGGTTAGTAGCAACAGAACTAAAAGCCAAGCGGCAAATAATTTAAGGTAACACACGACCAATCCTTAGAGACacataagttttaaaaagcaggtacattttcaaaaatttttttcaagcaaTAGTATGATgcttctgtcaaaaaaaaaaaaattaatggcaaACAAATTATTTAATGGGCAAGAAAACAGTCTAGGTAAACAAAATCTTTTCACACTCTGTTTGCCATACCAGTAACAACCTTTTCTAACTCAGCTCCTCAACCCTTCCCCTAAACTTTATAGTTCCATCTTCCagtaacagaaaagaagaaaaaaataaagagacaggaacTTGGTATTTACAGATCTACATGAAGCCCATAATACAAGAAATTCTGTTTAAGTATGATCTTATGCAGCTAGTGTAAGGGTTTAAATTCCTTAGCTAAGGGTAAGGCAAAGACACACACTCTTCATCCATCTGTATCTCAACATGGCTTTGCTGTTATCTACTTTTCATCCAACTTGCAGAAACTTCCATTAATCACAAGTTCTTTCCTCCAAccctttccctcttctctgcCAGACAGGTAGTAGCAAGATACTGCCCTACTCAAAGGCCTTCAATGGCTCTGTAATGTCTTCCAAGAAAATTCAAAGTCCTCAGCCAAGAACTTAAAAGATCTTGATCTactgtttatttccatttttatttttcatattcccATAATCATACACTGTCTACAGCAAAAATAGATCACTGGCTTTTTCCAAACTAAGCACCAGAATGCCTTCGCTACTAGGACAACCTATCAAAATTCTATCCATCCTTTAAAGTCCAGCTTAAATGCCTCCTCCTATATTAAACTTTCCCCCACTTTAGTCATCTACAGTACTCTTCTGAGGCAAGTGCTTGAATTCACTCAGTTACTGCTAGTTTTAAGTCATCCTAGAACATTTGACTTTAATTCCCTCATCCTTCTCAGACTTTATCACAGTCATTTTAACTTTCTCATATATTTCTGTATCCTCCACTACATCTGAAACAGTGCCTGTGTCTAGTGAGCTCACAAATAAGAAAGTAGTTAGGCGAAGACAATTATAAAGTTTCTTAAAGAGGTAAGGAAAACTTTGAAGACGAGGCTGTGttcagtgcctcacgcctgtagatcccaacactttgggaagccgaggcaggaggactgcttgagctcaggagttcaataacagcctaggccacatagtgagacttcatctctatcaaaaatttttaaattagttgggtaagggggcacatgcctgtggtcccagctaccagggaagacagaggcaggaggatgacttgaacctgggaggtcaaggctgcagtgagacctgactgagccactgcactccagggtgggagacagagtgagatcctgtctcaaaagggaacaaaaaaaggttttttttgaaaatggtAAGGGAGATAGCTTAGCAGAAAAGACAGAATTAGATATATAGTTCGGCAcagggaaagaaataaacaatatatgCAGTAAATGTTGGCAAAAGAATAACAGCCTTAATCAGAAATAATCTAGCAAGAAAATATATGCCACAAGCTGGACACaggggttcacgcctgtaatcccaacactttgggaagccaaggtaggcagatcacacgaggccaggagttccagactagcctgacaaacatggtgaaagcccatctctactgaaaataaaaaattagctgggtgtggtggtgcatgcttttaattccagctactcaggagactgaggcaggagaacttcttgaacccaggaggtggaggctgcagtgagccaagattgtgccactacactccagcctgggtgagagagagagagagagagagagagagagagagagcacgagagagagagagagagagactgactcaccctcaaaatgaaaaaaaaaaaaatgtgtgtgtgtgtgcgtatatatatatacacgcacacacacacgtactatCAACAAAAGAATAACATTATTTATATTAGAATCTCCCACAAATGAGTTTATATACAACATTCAAGTTGCCTGAAGAGAagtaaatgaagggaaaaaacaaTATTTGTAATGTTTTCATAGGATCTGGTATACTTggtctttattaatttattacttCATCAAGATTAGAAACACTTATTTAACTACAGATCTTTCATGATTAGCATGACACAAGCATCAGCAAAAGGAGATGGGATCTAATAATAAACAGGACCACAAGTTTTAGGCCTCATTATCTAGACTATCTAGAGCAACATATCCAAGAGAATGTTCTGTGACGATGAAACTGTTCTATGTATTAATCAACACAGTGCAGGCACGTATGGCTGCTAAGccttgaaatatggctagtggAACCAAATAActgcatttgtaattttaattaatttaaattttaataatcacATGTGGCTAGCAGTTACTGTACTggacagagaagcagagaaatgaaGAGGTAGGCAAAGGAAGGCCGTGGGACAGAGAAGGCTTTTCCCACAATGTTAACCACAATGTCATTACAAATGAATCTCCCAGAGGTTCTGATTTTCATCCTACCACCAACTTTTTCATCATGAAAAACTAGATTAACTTCCCTTCTTCTATGAAAGGAAGGTGTTGAATTAAATTCTAAAGGTCCTTTCTGATTAAACAGTCTGAATCtgggtagggcatggtggctcacacctgtaatcgcagcactttgggaggccaaggcaggcagatcaccagaggtcaggaccagcctggccaacgtggtgaaaccccatctctactaaaaatacaaaaaaattagccaggtgttgccgtgtgcacctgtggtcccagcaacttgggaggctgaggcaggggaattgcttgaacccgggaggtggaagttgcagtgagccaacgtcacaccattgtactccagcctgggcaataagaacaaaactccatctcaaaaaaaaaagactgaatctGTGAATAAACCAGAAAAATTCTTTTCTCCGCAACATACATCAATTCCTACAATGACACTATGATTTTTAAAGtgcatcatcattatcaccacacTCAAAAACATTCAGCAAGTAACGTTTATTACCATCTGATTGCCTCTCCATGGTGTGAAGTATTAATTGcataaaatcattttgtttgtCTGAGCCCAACAATAGTGAATCCATGGCTTGTTCCTCAAGAATGGTCAGCAACATGCAAATACCTGTAAGATCATTTAGAGTTTTCTTGAATTGATGAAATAATACTATTCTAATGCCTTCACTGGTTTagtttgcaaaagaaaaacaagacaggAAGATGAAGCAAGATAGCATTATAGTATTTAGTTTCTCAAACATTTAAGTCTAAGATATTCATATACAACTGCTCCCAAGTAACAGAACTTTACAGTAATTCAAGTGTGAAAGTGGAAAATGGTTAGAAAACAATTTCTAAGGTAACTACCAAGTAACTTTCATCTCATCAATATAAGCAGCCTTCAGTTTTAAGATGTACCATATTCCATAtactagaaagaaaagaaaaaaaatcactgccaaTCATGACACATGACCTTAAGATTTGGAATCAAGGAAATGGTGTAGAACTATTTTAAGCCACTATAGGACTAGTAAACAATGCTGATAACTTTTAAATAAGATTCGATCCATTTGCCAGCACTTGAAAATGTAACTCTTATACAGAAAGCATCTAGGATAATGTTTAGTAACAAGATGTGTAATAATTAAGTCAATTTAATGACAGAATAAAAACTGAGAACTATAAAATCCTATCTTTAGCAATTTTTATCAGATCACTGAAAGAGAACACTTCCTTTTTAGGACACTCATAAAAActataaggctgggtgtggtggctcacacctgtaatctcagcactttaggaggctgaggcgggaggatcacctgaggtcaggggttcaagaccagcctggctaaaatggtgaaaccccatctctactaaaaatatattaaaaaaaaaaaaaaaaaagtggccaggtgtgatggtaatcacctgtaatcacagctactcaagaggctcaggcagaagaattgcttgaacctgggaggtggagcttgcagtgagcggagatggtgccactgcactccagcctgggcaacagagcaagattctgtctcaataacaGAACTATAGGGAAATACTAATGATATTAGAGTAGGAACAATACTCACCTAACCAATAGTTTTTGTAGTTGGTAGTATCATACATGTGTGATGGCAGAAGAATCAGTTTACCCTTCTCGAGGACAGAAGAAGTATAAATGTCTGGACTCTCCAAAAGCCCCAACTCAATGACTTTAAAAAGGCAAGTTAAAACCTCTTGTAAGTCATAATAATCATCTCTGTCCACTTTCCCCAAGTTTCTTGCAGTCAAGATAGCCCAACGCCGAACCTAAATGCAGAACATAATGTGTTTATTACTTAATGGTCTCCAttgtttattgtatattttatacagcaagaacacagagaagaaaacaggatTCTCTGCAAATTTTAAGACATGTGAGATACTAATTAATGCAACGTATAAAATCTTATTTGATCCTGATTTTAACATACTGACCATAATAAACACTTCTAGGCAATCATTTCCATTCACTCAAACACTGACTGCCAACACAACAttaagaaattattcttttagggccaggcacagtggctcacgcctgtaatcccagcactatgggaggccaaggcaggaggatcaggaggtcaagagatcaagaccatcctggctaacatgtctttactaaaaatacaaaatacaaaaattaactgggtatggcagcgcgtggctgtagtcccagctacttgggaggctgaggcaggagaacagtttgaacctgggaggtggaggctgtagtgtgctgagattataccactgcactccagcctgggtgacagagctagatgctgtctcaaaaaagaaaagctaaatagaacagaaaaatatCTAAGTACATCCTTCACAAAATAGAagtattattttacaaaatactttatattacatatgcacacatatatacaaggaaaacattttttactaCAAGTTGTAGTCAAAAAGGTGGAAAAACACAGA from the Callithrix jacchus isolate 240 chromosome 1, calJac240_pri, whole genome shotgun sequence genome contains:
- the SETX gene encoding putative helicase senataxin isoform X4, yielding MSTCCWCTPGGGSTTDFLKHYASNTRSSEFQTANEDLCYCLECVAEYHKARDEVPYLHEVLWELETLRLINHFEKSMKAEIGDDDELYIVDNNGEMPLFDITGQDFENKLRVPLLEILKYPYLLLHERVNELCVEALCRMEQANCSFQVFDKHPGIYLFLVHPNEMVRRWAILTARNLGKVDRDDYYDLQEVLTCLFKVIELGLLESPDIYTSSVLEKGKLILLPSHMYDTTNYKNYWLGICMLLTILEEQAMDSLLLGSDKQNDFMQLILHTMERQSDGDSVDPFWPALHCFMLILDRLGSKVWGQLIDPIEAFQTIINNTSYNREIQHIRNSSVRTKVEPESYSDDMVTCSQIVYNFNPEKTKKDSGWRTAICPDYCPNMYEEMETLANVLQSDIGQDMRVHNSTFLWFIPFVQSLMDLKDLGVAYIVEVIHHLYSEVKDVLNQTDAVCDKVTEFFLLILVSVIELHRNKKCLHLLWVSSQQWVEAVVKCAKLPTTAFTRSSEKSSGSCSKGTAMISSLSLHSMPSNSVQLACVQLIRSLLKEGYQLGQHSLCKRFWDKLNLFLRGNLSLGWQLTSQETHELQTCLKQIIRNIKFKAPPCNTFVDLTSTCKTSPASCNKEESEQIGKKSRKDMHCWGDSSPTFSKEPMKVQGNVLIKADNSIEGDNNEQNSIKDVKLEDHLSAGSCLKQSSKNLFTERAEGPIKISTRKQKSVTENSSYTPKNCTSRNGPERGCDRGIIVSTHLLTDSSTDALEKVSASNEDLSLKGDALAKTSKQKTKVQKDEICAKLSHVIKKQPRKSTLVYNAINLDENLTVSNIESFYSRKDTGVQKGDDFIHNLSVDPHGGLDDNKNGEQKSQNNLLPKEKQLKNAELDIFSSHENNCKIQECHVVDKDLIPFTEMTDTLVKKSSSFNNLMTVLESRDKEMSNSTNLISCSLTREQAPVITPKSDTLTDSQVDRDLHKLSLIAQASVIKFPSDSPQNSSQQQRKVKECKRCFTANQNNVGDTSCGQVIIISDSDDDDETILSLEKLTKQDKICIEKESPGQHVSIVNSKEEKNPVKEEKTKSLLQLEECDSQCFEFESPFEVFSVWQDYLDNNNSVQDGEKNCLTHIASITNDEGCTDVVSEVKKGAECIEEHTRRQNSSISVEEFCEIEVKKPKRKRSEKPMAEDLGRPSSSVINEGQSDTKRDLVGNDFKSIAGRTTTPNSSIQRATTVSQKKSSKLCTYSEPVKKVTVSKNPKKTHSDAKKGQNKSSSYLSCRTTPAIVPPKKFRQCPEPTSTAERLRLKKAPRMAFELSQRSLDYLAQLRDHGRAVGLVDTPKKTKLIPPQNLSVRNNKKLLISQELQMRRQMRSKSQKNRRGLSGCKRTDATRTGLHTAQKSDTSIPESDRSDYNCTGGTEVLANSNGKQIIKCMPSEPETTKAKHGSPVTDDVCLLNQCDSVVLNGTIPISEVIVATSEDPLGGGDLSVHHIKMSTLKEGGPDPSSDTEEDNLFLTQHDPEDMDLCSQMENDNYKFIELIHGKGTVQVEEDSLSRPQLESLSGTNCKYKDCVEATKNQGEYCLEHSEVKAADEDVFRKPGLPLSASKPLRPTTAKIFSSKSTSRIASLSKSLESSSALSPSLKNKSNGIQSILKVPQPTPLVSQKPVGEVKNSCIVLQPQSPNNSNRQDCKVPFGESKYFPSSSPVNIFLSSQSVSDTFVKEVLKWKYEMFLNFNQCGPPASLCQSISRPVPFRFHDCREYFNVFFPLMVLNTFETVAQEWLTSPNKENFYQLQVRKFPADYIKYWEFVVYLEECELAKQLYPKENDLVFLVPERIIEEKKDTEGNDMQDLHEYHCGYVHKFRRTSVMRNGKFECYLSIQTQENFPANLNELVKCIVISSLVTTQRKLKAMSLLGSRNQLARAVLNPNPMDFCTNDLLTTASERIIAYLREFNEDQKKAIETAYAMVKHSPSVAKICLIHGPPGTGKSKTIVGLLYRLLTENQRKGHSDENSNAKIKQNRVLVCAPSNAAVDELMKKIILEFKEKCKDKKNPLGNCGDINLVRLGPEKSINNEVLKFSLDSQVNHRMKKDLPSHVQEMHRRKEFLDYQLDELSRQRALCRGGREIQRQELDEKISKVSKERQELASKIKEVQGRPQKTQNNIILESHVICCTLSTSGGLLLESAFRGQGGVPFSCVIVDEAGQSCEIETLTPLIHRCNKLILVGDPKQLPPTVISMKAQEYGYDQSMMARFCKLLEENVEYNMISRLPILRLTIQYRMHPDICLFPSNYIYNRNLKTNRQTETVRCSSDWPFQPYLVFDVGDGSERRDNDSYVNVQEIKLVIELIKLIKDKRKDVSFRNIGIITHYKAQKTMIQKDLDKEFDRKGPAEVDTVDAFQGRQKDCVIVTCVRANTMQGSIGFLASLQRLNVTITRAKYSLFILGHLRTLMENQHWNQLIQDAQKRGAIIKTCDKNYRHDVTKILKLKPVLQRSLTHPPAIAPEVSRPQGGLPSPKLDSGFATTSFAASLYHTPSDSKEASLSVISKDPERPPVQDQLRDPRLLKRMGTEVKGGIFLWDPQPSSPQHPGVTPPAGEPGFPGIHQDLGNILQPTALVAALSSLRPPVQGEPPAASTEASTCQSKCDDLEGELCHRRDARAFSEGEQENCDSETHYTKRNSHWDKRRLEKEESSSKKRKLL